A genomic region of Exiguobacterium sp. Helios contains the following coding sequences:
- a CDS encoding ABC-F family ATP-binding cassette domain-containing protein: protein MITVQNVGLRFADRKLFEDVNIKFTPGNCYGLIGANGAGKSTFLKILAGDIEAQQGDVIITPGERLGVLRQNHYEYEEFQVIETVMMGHKRLYEVMKEKDAIYMKENFSDEDGMRAAELEGEFAEMNGWEAESEAAMLLQGLGIKENLHTKTMAELTGGEKVKVLLAQALFGKPDILLLDEPTNGLDLKAVKWLEEFLIGFENTVIVISHDRHFLNNVCTHMADLDYGKIQLYIGNYDFWYESSQLASRMAGDQNKKKEEKIKELQAFIARFSSNASKAKQATSRKKLLDKITLDDIRPSSRRYPFVGFTPEREIGNDLLIVDGISKTIDGVKVLDNVRFSLNKTDKAVFISQNDIAITTLFKILMGEMEADSGTFKWGVTTSQSYLPKDNSAFFEGSDKTILDWLRQYSPADESDTFLRGFLGRMLFSGEEVMKKASVLSGGEKVRCMLSKAMLSGSNVLVLDDPTNHLDLESITALNDGLIAYKGAMLFSSHDHQFVETIANRIIELTPNGIVDKETTYDEYLNNESVQQQLSTLYATN, encoded by the coding sequence ATGATTACAGTACAAAACGTCGGTCTCCGCTTTGCGGACCGTAAATTATTCGAAGACGTCAACATCAAGTTCACACCGGGCAACTGCTACGGTCTCATCGGTGCAAACGGTGCCGGTAAATCAACATTCCTTAAAATTCTTGCCGGTGATATCGAAGCCCAGCAAGGAGACGTCATCATCACGCCGGGCGAACGCCTTGGTGTCCTTCGCCAGAACCACTATGAATATGAAGAATTCCAAGTCATCGAAACGGTCATGATGGGGCATAAGCGCCTTTATGAAGTCATGAAAGAAAAAGATGCTATCTATATGAAAGAAAACTTCTCGGACGAAGACGGCATGCGTGCTGCCGAGCTCGAAGGTGAGTTCGCAGAAATGAACGGATGGGAAGCAGAGTCGGAAGCGGCAATGCTTTTACAAGGTCTTGGTATTAAAGAAAACCTGCATACGAAAACAATGGCTGAATTAACAGGCGGAGAGAAAGTTAAAGTATTGCTTGCCCAAGCCTTGTTCGGTAAACCAGACATTCTGTTGCTCGATGAGCCTACCAATGGTCTTGATCTGAAAGCCGTTAAATGGCTTGAAGAGTTCTTGATCGGGTTTGAAAATACGGTCATCGTCATTTCCCACGACCGTCACTTCCTCAACAACGTGTGTACGCATATGGCCGATCTCGATTACGGGAAAATCCAACTGTATATCGGAAACTATGATTTCTGGTATGAGTCAAGTCAGCTCGCTTCACGTATGGCAGGCGATCAAAACAAGAAAAAAGAAGAAAAAATCAAAGAACTTCAAGCCTTCATCGCCCGTTTCAGCTCGAACGCTTCCAAAGCGAAACAGGCGACATCACGGAAAAAGTTGCTTGATAAAATTACACTCGACGACATCCGTCCGTCGTCACGCCGTTATCCGTTCGTCGGCTTCACACCGGAACGTGAAATCGGAAACGATCTGTTGATCGTCGACGGCATTTCGAAAACAATCGATGGTGTCAAAGTCCTTGATAATGTCCGTTTCTCGTTAAACAAAACGGATAAAGCCGTCTTTATCAGCCAAAATGACATCGCGATCACGACACTCTTCAAAATTCTGATGGGTGAGATGGAAGCGGACAGCGGAACATTCAAATGGGGCGTCACGACGTCACAATCTTATCTGCCAAAAGATAACTCCGCTTTCTTCGAAGGTTCGGACAAAACGATTCTCGATTGGTTGCGCCAGTATTCGCCGGCTGACGAGAGCGATACGTTCCTCCGTGGTTTCCTCGGCCGGATGCTCTTCTCCGGTGAAGAAGTCATGAAAAAAGCGTCTGTCTTATCCGGGGGAGAAAAAGTCCGTTGTATGTTATCAAAAGCGATGCTCAGCGGCTCAAACGTTCTTGTCCTCGACGATCCGACGAACCACTTGGATCTCGAATCGATCACGGCACTTAACGATGGTTTGATCGCTTACAAAGGCGCGATGCTCTTCAGTTCGCATGACCATCAGTTCGTTGAAACGATTGCAAACCGGATCATCGAATTGACACCAAACGGTATCGTCGATAAAGAAACAACATACGATGAATACCTCAACAACGAGTCTGTTCAACAACAATTGTCTACGTTGTACGCAACAAACTAA
- a CDS encoding NUDIX domain-containing protein: protein MRHRACAALIKNNQILMVRLETNDRSFWTLPGGGLEENETFEQAVIREVQEEVNLAIRIIKPLYSETHANGQEICFLVRQIDSREPILGYDPERPEGDQVLTGVRWMLLSEMTADRQVAKILTALG from the coding sequence GTGCGTCACCGTGCCTGCGCAGCTTTGATTAAGAACAATCAGATTTTGATGGTCCGTCTTGAGACAAACGATCGAAGTTTCTGGACATTACCCGGAGGGGGGCTCGAGGAAAATGAAACCTTCGAACAAGCGGTCATTCGGGAGGTGCAAGAGGAAGTGAATCTCGCCATCCGCATCATCAAACCTCTTTACTCAGAAACTCACGCAAACGGACAAGAGATCTGCTTTTTAGTCAGACAGATCGATTCACGCGAACCGATTTTGGGATATGATCCAGAGCGCCCGGAGGGAGACCAAGTTCTGACCGGAGTGAGATGGATGCTACTTTCGGAGATGACCGCCGATCGACAAGTCGCAAAAATTTTAACAGCTTTAGGATAA
- a CDS encoding RimK family alpha-L-glutamate ligase encodes MTKIHILHENQEWTDHLIKRLEELELPYEQWHLDEGQVPLDEVPPEGVFYSRMSASSHTRGHRYAPELTEGVLAWLEEHDRTVFNGTRALRLEVSKINQYTALRKAGIRVPKTTAAVGRDQIVEAAKNIGVSSFITKHNRAGKGLGVQLFHSIEALETYLDGPTFDEPVDGITLIQEYIQAPEPYITRCEFVGGKFVYAVQVDTSEGFELCPADACVIDDLFCPVGEDAPQTPMKFKVVDGFNDPIIQKYEAFLQANQIAVAGIEFIKDADGTIYTYDVNTNTNYNSDAEAAAGKFGMLELAKFLGAALERQTVK; translated from the coding sequence ATGACAAAAATTCATATCTTACACGAAAACCAGGAATGGACGGACCATTTAATTAAACGACTCGAGGAACTGGAGTTGCCGTATGAACAGTGGCATCTCGATGAAGGACAGGTCCCGCTTGATGAAGTCCCGCCAGAAGGCGTCTTCTACAGCCGGATGAGTGCGTCGTCGCATACGCGCGGGCACCGCTACGCCCCGGAACTGACGGAAGGGGTACTCGCGTGGCTAGAGGAACACGACCGGACTGTCTTTAACGGAACACGTGCCTTGCGTCTTGAAGTGAGTAAAATCAATCAGTATACGGCCCTTCGAAAAGCCGGTATCCGGGTTCCGAAAACGACAGCTGCCGTCGGGCGTGATCAAATCGTCGAAGCGGCGAAAAACATCGGCGTGTCCTCGTTTATCACGAAACACAACCGTGCCGGAAAAGGACTTGGTGTCCAGTTGTTCCATTCGATCGAAGCACTTGAGACATATCTTGATGGACCAACGTTTGATGAACCGGTCGACGGGATCACGCTGATTCAAGAATATATCCAGGCACCGGAACCGTACATCACGCGCTGTGAGTTCGTCGGCGGGAAGTTTGTTTATGCTGTCCAGGTCGACACATCAGAAGGATTTGAACTGTGCCCGGCAGATGCCTGTGTCATTGACGACTTGTTCTGCCCGGTCGGGGAAGATGCCCCACAAACACCGATGAAGTTTAAAGTCGTCGACGGATTTAATGATCCGATCATTCAAAAGTATGAAGCCTTCCTGCAAGCGAACCAGATCGCGGTCGCCGGCATCGAGTTCATCAAGGATGCGGATGGAACAATCTATACGTATGACGTCAATACGAATACGAATTACAATTCAGACGCGGAAGCAGCTGCCGGTAAGTTCGGCATGCTCGAACTGGCGAAGTTCCTCGGTGCGGCCCTTGAACGTCAGACTGTAAAATAA
- a CDS encoding LLM class flavin-dependent oxidoreductase produces the protein MEYGFWLPIFGGWLRNVEDEQMPATFDYAKQVAQTAEQIGFSTTLIAELNLNDIKGLEAPSLEAWTTAAAIAATTERLEIMTAVRPGFHNPATTAKMAANIDQLSHGRFTLNVVSAWWEEEARQYNGIFTAHDERYARTEEFVTIMKGLWADASPYSFDGNYYTLEKTQLHPKPVQRPGIKLYAGGESEAGKQTIVNHCDAYVMHGGTVEEVSVKIEDMKARRQATGQPPLESFGLAAYIICRDTEEEAIQEWQRITDVKEDSAGYAGYDDFVSKSQLEQQVKRNDYSVSNRGLRPDLIGTPEQIAERILAFEQVGVSLLLLQFSPQLEEMERFARDVMPLVEEKRKVGQTK, from the coding sequence ATGGAGTATGGATTTTGGTTACCGATTTTTGGCGGATGGTTACGGAATGTCGAGGACGAACAGATGCCGGCGACATTCGATTATGCGAAACAGGTCGCACAAACGGCTGAACAAATCGGGTTTTCAACGACCTTGATTGCGGAATTGAACTTAAATGACATCAAAGGACTTGAAGCACCAAGTCTTGAAGCCTGGACGACGGCAGCGGCGATTGCCGCGACGACGGAACGACTGGAAATCATGACAGCGGTCCGTCCGGGGTTCCATAATCCGGCGACGACCGCGAAGATGGCAGCAAACATCGATCAACTTAGCCACGGGCGCTTTACGTTAAACGTCGTCTCTGCCTGGTGGGAAGAAGAAGCGCGGCAATACAACGGGATCTTCACAGCTCACGACGAACGCTACGCGCGGACGGAAGAGTTTGTCACGATCATGAAAGGATTATGGGCAGATGCTTCGCCGTACAGCTTCGACGGGAACTACTATACGCTCGAGAAGACGCAACTGCATCCGAAGCCGGTTCAACGACCGGGCATCAAGTTGTACGCAGGCGGGGAAAGTGAAGCCGGCAAACAAACCATCGTCAATCATTGTGACGCTTATGTCATGCACGGCGGAACAGTGGAAGAAGTGTCCGTTAAGATTGAGGATATGAAGGCGCGCCGACAAGCGACAGGGCAACCGCCGCTTGAAAGTTTTGGATTGGCTGCTTATATCATCTGCCGCGATACGGAAGAAGAGGCTATTCAAGAATGGCAACGAATTACGGACGTCAAGGAAGACAGTGCCGGATACGCCGGGTACGACGACTTCGTCAGCAAATCACAACTCGAACAGCAGGTAAAACGGAACGATTATTCGGTCTCGAACCGCGGACTCCGTCCTGATTTGATTGGAACACCGGAACAGATTGCCGAACGGATTCTTGCGTTTGAGCAGGTGGGTGTCTCCTTATTATTACTTCAATTTTCACCACAACTGGAAGAAATGGAACGCTTCGCGCGCGACGTCATGCCGCTTGTCGAAGAAAAACGAAAGGTAGGTCAAACCAAATGA
- a CDS encoding DUF975 family protein gives MSSQLKKSAKEALSGRWGFTVLMFLLFAILQVIPELLSSDYDEPFQTIDFLGLIATILLLPLGAGWVWFSLSIARGEQTKISDLFEPYKYFIKVVLLSIVQFVFLFLWALLLVVPAIIKSFSYMLTYYILRDEPSIGVLEAITRSRQMMDGHKMEAFLLILSFIGWFFLGLITIGIGFLWIIPYVSVTLAKFYDRIRGEEAPVEQSTFVAPY, from the coding sequence ATGTCATCACAATTAAAAAAATCAGCAAAGGAAGCATTAAGCGGTCGTTGGGGCTTTACGGTCTTGATGTTTTTATTATTCGCAATTCTGCAAGTCATTCCGGAACTACTGTCGTCTGATTATGACGAACCTTTCCAGACGATTGACTTCCTCGGATTGATTGCAACGATCTTATTACTCCCACTTGGTGCAGGATGGGTCTGGTTCTCACTTTCTATCGCACGGGGAGAACAAACAAAAATCAGTGATTTATTTGAGCCCTATAAATATTTCATAAAAGTTGTCCTGCTTTCAATCGTCCAATTTGTATTCTTGTTCCTATGGGCATTGTTATTGGTTGTACCGGCCATTATCAAATCATTTTCGTATATGTTAACTTACTACATTTTGCGGGATGAACCTTCGATTGGTGTATTGGAAGCAATCACCCGGTCACGTCAAATGATGGATGGACACAAAATGGAAGCTTTCCTGTTGATTCTATCGTTCATCGGCTGGTTTTTCCTTGGATTGATTACGATCGGAATCGGATTCTTGTGGATTATTCCTTACGTCAGCGTCACGCTTGCAAAATTCTATGATCGGATCCGCGGCGAAGAAGCACCCGTCGAACAATCGACGTTTGTTGCCCCATATTAA
- a CDS encoding DUF2325 domain-containing protein, whose amino-acid sequence MMQQIVERAKALVAGKMQVVETAEEWDLLLEEIRGIDEWVQMSRYYTPSEKLDFTWNETEEDVTFEQSVIPPAQINPVIEQRYAYTFVRELKDGSLREWPNSHISETEIRQWNLEHGMEIRVQVVHQDSRRTTLEVMAVVATDRMKPLSERIVFEKCIVKNHGIIESTVEGALKDETGKPFYYATPLEDMRFFHLKEGQLVDLVMWKGRPETLTIAWKYAFQYQEPTVQLLETSNDPTAPGPSSVEPTHESAVKKSGCYLKQMKRKSKVKQEQKTRRIREKKSRPLTPLVTTSVPGQPIDFLDKEPLDFAPFESMRLVIVGNEQQAPVYRTFFEKTGIELIHLSGDAQSAKKIASLAKKTDAIVVITSRVSHAASAHVIAQAKKHDIPFAMERLDGRRSLYTACQRQLEKARLNQLKTGKS is encoded by the coding sequence ATGATGCAACAAATCGTGGAACGGGCGAAGGCGTTGGTCGCCGGTAAAATGCAAGTAGTCGAAACGGCGGAAGAATGGGATTTACTGCTCGAGGAAATCCGGGGAATCGATGAATGGGTGCAGATGTCGCGTTACTATACACCTTCTGAAAAGTTGGACTTCACGTGGAACGAAACAGAAGAAGACGTCACATTCGAACAATCTGTCATTCCTCCAGCACAGATCAATCCTGTCATCGAACAACGTTACGCCTATACGTTTGTCCGTGAATTAAAAGATGGTTCTTTACGGGAATGGCCGAACAGTCATATCTCGGAAACAGAAATCCGGCAATGGAATCTCGAACATGGAATGGAAATCCGTGTCCAAGTCGTACATCAGGACTCCCGCCGGACGACACTTGAAGTGATGGCTGTTGTCGCGACTGACCGGATGAAGCCACTGTCGGAACGAATCGTTTTTGAAAAATGTATCGTTAAAAATCACGGTATCATTGAATCGACGGTCGAAGGAGCATTAAAGGATGAGACGGGAAAACCTTTTTACTATGCGACACCACTTGAAGACATGCGCTTCTTCCATCTGAAAGAAGGACAGCTCGTCGATCTCGTCATGTGGAAAGGTCGTCCTGAAACACTGACGATTGCCTGGAAATATGCGTTCCAATATCAAGAGCCGACAGTACAACTGTTAGAGACGTCAAACGATCCAACAGCACCAGGGCCTTCGTCAGTTGAACCGACTCACGAATCAGCCGTCAAAAAGTCGGGATGCTATCTGAAGCAAATGAAACGAAAATCGAAAGTAAAACAGGAACAGAAAACGCGCCGGATTCGTGAAAAGAAATCCCGACCGTTGACACCACTCGTCACGACGTCCGTACCGGGGCAGCCCATCGACTTCCTCGATAAGGAACCACTTGATTTTGCACCATTTGAAAGCATGCGGCTGGTCATCGTCGGCAATGAACAGCAAGCACCGGTCTATCGGACATTTTTCGAAAAAACAGGTATCGAGTTGATCCATCTGTCGGGTGATGCCCAATCAGCGAAGAAGATTGCCAGTCTCGCGAAAAAGACCGATGCGATTGTCGTCATCACGAGCCGTGTATCCCATGCGGCTTCAGCACACGTCATCGCGCAGGCGAAGAAACATGATATTCCGTTTGCGATGGAGCGGCTCGACGGACGACGTTCGTTGTATACGGCATGCCAGCGCCAACTTGAAAAAGCACGCTTAAATCAGTTAAAAACAGGAAAATCCTGA
- a CDS encoding DUF817 domain-containing protein: MRKIRHLIRFTYLEAICCVFPVAIFLALATSRYLPAEPIARYDLLLIWCLLVQIVLLVTRYETKEEFKLILIFHAIGLGLELFKVQVGSWSYPEDAFSKVLGVPLYAGFMYASVASYICQAFRRFDLRITQFPRPLFALATGLLVYANFFTHHWLFDFRWILMGIVALIFYKSWVYFRLDETVYRMPLVLSFGLIAWFIWLAENIVTFFKGWVYPNQQDGWELVDFGKLSSWFLLVIITILIVSVEKYRLGDPSIEIKS, translated from the coding sequence ATGAGAAAAATCCGCCATTTGATCCGTTTTACATATCTTGAAGCCATCTGTTGTGTGTTCCCGGTCGCGATTTTCTTGGCGCTTGCGACATCCCGCTATCTGCCGGCGGAGCCGATTGCCCGCTATGATTTGCTTTTAATTTGGTGTCTCCTCGTACAAATCGTTTTACTTGTCACGCGTTATGAAACAAAGGAAGAGTTTAAATTGATTTTAATATTCCATGCGATTGGACTCGGACTTGAGCTGTTTAAAGTCCAGGTCGGCTCCTGGAGTTATCCGGAGGATGCCTTCAGCAAAGTGTTGGGTGTTCCGCTCTATGCCGGCTTCATGTATGCAAGTGTCGCCAGTTACATCTGTCAGGCATTTCGTCGTTTTGATCTCCGCATTACACAGTTTCCCCGGCCGCTGTTTGCTTTAGCGACTGGTCTGCTCGTGTACGCTAACTTTTTTACCCATCATTGGTTGTTTGATTTTCGTTGGATTTTGATGGGGATTGTCGCTCTCATCTTTTATAAGTCCTGGGTCTATTTTCGTCTGGATGAGACTGTCTACCGGATGCCGCTCGTTCTTTCGTTTGGTCTGATTGCCTGGTTTATCTGGCTGGCGGAAAATATCGTGACCTTTTTTAAGGGTTGGGTGTATCCGAATCAGCAGGATGGATGGGAGCTGGTCGACTTCGGGAAATTATCGTCCTGGTTTTTACTTGTCATCATCACGATTTTGATTGTTTCCGTCGAAAAATACCGGCTCGGTGATCCGTCAATCGAAATCAAATCATAA
- a CDS encoding YitT family protein, whose translation MKQTIHTSWLLRSFLKWALFLFGLFLLAVGSSMMITAQLGVSTWDVLHLGLQNKTPFSVGTIILLVGLLLVFVKYLLDRITPQVGTLVNAIFVGVFMNLVLGSGLLPSFSSLWQNTFWLIAGIFIIGMGAGLYVAVGYGAGPRDGLTLTLAERFGTSIRMMRTFMEITACGIGWLLGGPVFFGTILSIFLIGPFLQFWLGHFRRMIAAIDAGTIPRKQQKIS comes from the coding sequence ATGAAGCAGACCATTCACACGTCTTGGCTGTTACGTTCTTTCCTGAAATGGGCATTATTTTTATTTGGCCTTTTTTTACTCGCTGTCGGTTCATCGATGATGATCACGGCACAACTCGGCGTCTCGACCTGGGACGTTCTTCACCTTGGTCTTCAAAATAAAACACCGTTTTCCGTCGGTACAATCATCCTTCTTGTCGGATTGTTATTGGTGTTCGTCAAATACTTGCTCGACCGGATCACACCCCAGGTCGGCACACTCGTCAACGCGATTTTCGTCGGGGTGTTCATGAATCTCGTTCTTGGTTCAGGTCTCCTGCCCTCATTTTCTTCCCTGTGGCAGAACACGTTTTGGCTGATTGCCGGCATCTTCATCATCGGGATGGGAGCGGGTCTGTATGTTGCTGTCGGGTACGGTGCCGGGCCGCGGGACGGACTGACACTGACGCTCGCTGAACGGTTCGGTACGTCCATCCGGATGATGCGGACATTCATGGAAATCACCGCTTGCGGCATCGGTTGGCTGCTCGGAGGACCCGTGTTCTTCGGAACGATCTTATCGATTTTCCTGATCGGCCCGTTCCTTCAATTTTGGTTGGGGCATTTCCGTCGGATGATTGCTGCGATTGATGCCGGAACGATTCCCCGGAAACAACAAAAAATCAGTTAA
- a CDS encoding MarR family winged helix-turn-helix transcriptional regulator, with translation MNLSISCTEKGRLIYALVSVNKTIAQKFDLCTDGFSQTRMDLLAQLEVDATISQKELQQRVNVDNAAVTRHLKHLETNGMIERVRSATDNRVILVSLTPEGATRITRLRQQKDEFLEQLLEGFTADEQHQLAQMIQRIETNALTLPKTTVN, from the coding sequence ATGAACTTGAGTATTTCCTGTACTGAAAAAGGACGACTGATTTATGCACTCGTCTCTGTCAATAAGACGATTGCTCAAAAATTTGACCTCTGTACGGACGGCTTCAGCCAAACCCGGATGGACCTATTAGCCCAACTCGAGGTCGATGCGACCATTAGTCAAAAAGAGTTGCAACAACGGGTTAACGTTGATAATGCAGCGGTAACACGACACTTAAAACATCTCGAAACGAACGGGATGATTGAACGGGTCCGTTCTGCAACAGATAACCGCGTCATTCTCGTTTCACTGACGCCAGAAGGTGCGACCCGGATTACCCGGTTACGTCAGCAAAAAGATGAATTCCTCGAACAGCTGCTTGAAGGATTCACGGCAGACGAACAACACCAGCTGGCACAGATGATCCAACGGATTGAAACAAATGCCCTCACCTTACCTAAAACAACCGTTAACTAA
- a CDS encoding nitroreductase family protein — protein sequence MTTQTTTDFMEIVKGRRSIRNYDTNVKISKEEMTQILEEATLAPSSVNMQPWRFLVIDSAEGKATLAPLAKFNQVQVESSSAVIAVFGDMKAIDQLENIYDTAVAQGLMPQEVRDRQVPAIQGMYESVPASALKDSILIDSGLVSMQLMLVARAHGYDTNPIGGYEKDQIAEAFGMEKDRYVPVMLLSIGKAVDTGYPSVRLPINDIADWK from the coding sequence ATGACTACACAAACTACGACTGATTTCATGGAAATCGTTAAAGGACGCCGCTCGATCCGTAACTACGACACAAACGTCAAGATTTCAAAAGAAGAAATGACACAGATCCTTGAAGAAGCGACACTCGCTCCGTCTTCTGTCAACATGCAGCCATGGCGTTTCCTCGTCATCGACAGTGCAGAAGGGAAAGCGACGCTTGCTCCACTCGCTAAGTTCAACCAGGTTCAAGTTGAATCATCATCTGCTGTCATCGCAGTTTTCGGTGACATGAAGGCGATTGATCAACTTGAAAATATCTACGATACAGCAGTCGCACAAGGACTCATGCCGCAAGAAGTCCGCGATCGTCAAGTACCGGCGATTCAAGGTATGTACGAAAGCGTACCGGCCAGCGCACTCAAAGACAGCATCTTGATCGACTCAGGTCTCGTCTCGATGCAATTAATGCTCGTTGCCCGGGCGCATGGTTACGACACGAACCCAATCGGCGGTTACGAAAAAGATCAAATCGCTGAAGCGTTTGGCATGGAAAAAGACCGTTACGTACCAGTTATGCTGTTATCAATCGGAAAAGCAGTCGACACAGGATACCCGTCGGTTCGCCTGCCGATCAACGACATCGCAGACTGGAAATAA
- a CDS encoding nitroreductase family protein: MTTQTTTDFMEIVKGRRSIRNYDTNVKISKEEMTQILEEATLAPSSVNMQPWRFLVIDSAEGKATLAPLAKFNQVQVETSSAVIAVFGDMNAVDSIDTIYDMAVEKGLMPLEVRDRQVPAIKGFYSPEDTDTLRDSILIDSGLVSMQLMLVARAHGYDTNPIGGYEKDQIAEAFGMDKDRYLPVMLLSIGKAVDAGYPSVRLPINDITDWK; this comes from the coding sequence ATGACAACTCAAACAACTACAGACTTTATGGAAATCGTTAAAGGACGCCGCTCAATCCGCAACTACGACACAAACGTCAAGATTTCAAAAGAAGAAATGACACAAATCCTTGAAGAAGCAACACTTGCTCCGTCTTCTGTCAACATGCAACCATGGCGTTTCCTTGTCATCGACAGTGCAGAAGGAAAAGCGACGCTTGCTCCACTCGCTAAATTCAATCAAGTCCAAGTCGAGACATCATCTGCTGTCATCGCGGTCTTTGGTGATATGAATGCAGTCGACAGCATCGATACAATCTATGATATGGCTGTTGAAAAAGGCTTGATGCCGCTAGAAGTCCGTGACCGCCAAGTCCCTGCCATCAAAGGCTTCTACAGCCCGGAAGATACAGATACACTTCGGGACAGCATCTTGATTGATTCAGGTCTCGTCTCAATGCAATTGATGCTTGTGGCACGTGCACACGGTTATGACACGAACCCGATTGGTGGCTACGAAAAAGACCAAATCGCGGAAGCATTCGGTATGGATAAAGACCGTTACCTCCCTGTCATGCTCCTTTCAATTGGAAAAGCAGTTGACGCCGGTTACCCATCGGTCCGTCTACCGATCAACGACATCACAGACTGGAAATAA
- a CDS encoding NAD(P)/FAD-dependent oxidoreductase: MYDVTIIGAGVAGIFLAHELMEHGQTVLVIDAGKPLGQRTLQETYLGFGGLGKSEGKYNYSAGFGGELAGKLGTEKTLHLMQQVDALLCRYGADEVESYSTANFVLATRAKAAGLETIETTVRHLGTSLSERILRQLEAALHQYVTFRFETAVATIEQQADGFLLTTEHETFSSQRVVFATGRSGTTWMQQQLQTLGLVQNKTRLDLGIRIEMEETAFRTLLQDTFETKLAYASAAGTAVTYCMNPKGRIIRKHQEGLVMPDGQNFREQESGTTNLNFTLFLPRYFATLGEANHYAASVIGRINQGTDRIVVQRLDDLRAGHSTQPHALVENKVRPTLEATPGNLIEEVPDTDITVLLEFLDRLEHLLETPLSPDTLLYGVDGKFYAPVLSTSPVFETDLPGLYAIGDCSGVTHSLSQAAASGLYLGQHLTQKTAVLRE, translated from the coding sequence ATGTATGATGTGACGATTATCGGTGCCGGCGTCGCCGGCATCTTTTTGGCCCATGAACTGATGGAACACGGTCAGACCGTCTTAGTGATTGATGCCGGAAAACCGCTTGGCCAACGTACACTGCAAGAAACCTATCTTGGTTTTGGCGGACTCGGAAAATCGGAAGGAAAATACAACTATTCTGCCGGATTCGGCGGCGAACTCGCCGGGAAGCTAGGAACGGAGAAAACGCTCCACCTGATGCAACAGGTCGATGCCCTCTTGTGTCGTTACGGCGCGGATGAAGTCGAATCGTATTCGACGGCAAATTTTGTGCTAGCAACCCGGGCAAAAGCAGCCGGTCTTGAAACAATCGAAACGACGGTCCGGCATTTAGGGACATCACTATCGGAACGGATTTTAAGACAGCTCGAAGCCGCACTTCACCAATACGTTACCTTTCGTTTTGAGACGGCTGTTGCGACAATCGAACAGCAAGCGGACGGATTTCTGCTCACGACTGAACACGAAACATTTTCGAGTCAACGCGTCGTCTTCGCGACCGGACGTTCCGGTACGACCTGGATGCAGCAACAACTGCAAACGCTTGGATTAGTTCAAAATAAAACCCGTCTCGACCTCGGCATCCGGATCGAGATGGAGGAAACGGCATTCCGGACACTGTTACAGGATACATTCGAAACAAAATTGGCCTATGCGTCAGCAGCCGGAACGGCGGTCACGTACTGCATGAATCCGAAAGGACGAATCATCCGCAAACATCAGGAGGGTCTCGTCATGCCGGACGGTCAGAATTTTCGCGAACAGGAGTCCGGAACGACCAACTTGAACTTCACGCTGTTTTTACCGCGTTATTTTGCGACACTCGGAGAAGCGAATCACTATGCCGCTTCCGTCATCGGACGCATCAACCAAGGGACGGACCGGATTGTCGTGCAACGGCTTGATGATTTGCGTGCCGGTCACTCTACACAGCCACATGCTCTCGTTGAAAATAAAGTCAGACCGACCCTGGAAGCGACACCCGGAAATCTGATCGAGGAAGTGCCCGATACCGACATCACGGTCTTGTTGGAATTTCTGGACCGACTTGAACACCTCCTCGAGACGCCACTCTCTCCGGATACGTTACTGTACGGTGTGGATGGAAAATTTTATGCCCCGGTGTTGTCGACGTCTCCGGTCTTTGAAACGGATCTTCCGGGACTGTATGCCATCGGCGATTGCTCCGGTGTGACGCACTCCCTGTCACAAGCAGCTGCAAGCGGTCTTTATCTCGGACAGCACCTGACACAAAAAACAGCCGTCTTAAGAGAGTGA